The Helianthus annuus cultivar XRQ/B chromosome 16, HanXRQr2.0-SUNRISE, whole genome shotgun sequence genome includes a window with the following:
- the LOC110894434 gene encoding uncharacterized protein LOC110894434 isoform X2, translating to MKGVWSSAAVSLKSEVGVDVLMMAEVVAVLFRVTFKTRFKARFECRVSRISSFLAPVVMRVNSVKPESTRVNTDNSVNSVVNSVQIRHGPVRPWISFGSDIVRSEFGRRWSNGSTSGQRQSTKAAARPGKDLTDTKFLFIQL from the exons ATGAAAGGAGTTTGGTCTTCGGCAGCCGTATCTCTCAAGTCCGAAGTGG GAGTTGATGTGCTGATGATGGCAGAAGTGGTGGCAGTTCTGTTTCGGGTCACATTTAAGACAAGATTCAAGGCTCGGTTCGAATGTCGGGTGTCGCGGATCAGTTCATTTTTGGCTCCGGTCGTGATGCGGGTTAACTCGGTTaaacccgagtcaactcgggtcaacacaGATAACTCAGTCAACTCAGTGGTCAACTCGGTTCAGATTAGGCATGGCCCGGTTCGACCGTGGATCAGTTTTGGTTCAGATATAGTGCGGTCCGAATTCGGTCGAagatggtcaaacgggtcaacaTCAGGTCAACGGCAGTCAACAAAGGCAGCCGCAAGACCTGGTAAAGATTTAACTGACACGAAATTTCTCTTTATACAGTTATAG